The genomic segment TATTTCATCTGGTTTCTGTACCAAGGAGAAGGCAGAGCTGGCACCGGCTCTTACCACGAATTTGTTTGATTTCAATCTGTAATTTATGTTACCAGTCTACTTGGAGAAATCCAAGCAGACAAACTTCATGTAAAAAAGCAAGATCCTACGTTTGTCGAAGAAGCTCAATTGATTGATGTTCGAGAACATGATGAAgtgcatgatttttattttatttttttgcattttgctCTCCTACTTTAGCAgccatttttttcccttctgatATTAAGTTTTGCAGATGACTGAGAtgcctttcaatttattttatatttttacccaTTCAAGGCTTTACAACGTTTGTATTTGGTTCAAAATATTGTTATTGTTCTTTGGGTAAATATTCAAGGAGCAATTGTTTTCAAGTATTGCGTGGATCAAAGATTCTACAGTAATCCATATTGAACGAAGAATCATGTCTAgttgaagaaaaacaatctgATTTTTATGTTGCATATGACCCTAGTGAAAATTATCTGTCAAAGAAGTGTTCTTCTTTGTTCGAGGCTAGGGCCAATCCTTGAAATGCCCGTGACAGCACAGCGAAGAACAGCTGATAAGTTTGCAATCTCTCGGCACATAAAAAGATCCAACAATCTACTGTCATGCATCGTGGGTAAGTATGGAGGTGTCTCTGCCTGAGCATTTAGCTGCAGTGCCAACTATGACAATAGCTATGTAGTCTATTAATATCTTTCCAATAGGGATTACTGCCTTAAATTTAAACGGTCATTTAATTTTTCCGGGAAATTCTCTCAGCCAGCCTTGGTCTTGAAATATTTGTTTCCCACTAATTtcaaaacacaaaccaaaaatagattcatcCAACACACTTTGCACACGCCATACCCTAAAATCCCTCACTGTCGATCCTCATTCAGTCCTCGCACCGAAATCCAACCTGTTTCCACTCTTTTTCCCCCTTACATTTTTATGAATCTTTCTAATTATCTCATCTCTCCTTTCCACCATCAAAAAGATTAAGGAACTCTCTCCTTAATCCATCACCAGCACCACCATTGCCACCGCTCATTATTTGTTTCCCTTCCACAATGGGCAACTGTTGCTCCAGAGGTGGTGCCCAGGATGCCTCAACTAATAAGGAAGAAAACACCGAGGGTGCTAATCCCACCAATGTTCGGACAGATGCTCCCTCCACCACCCCACCTAGGACTGCTCCACCTTCACCCCCTCCAGGAGCTTCACCTAAGCCTGCCAAGGTTGCCCCTATTGGACCTGTCTTAGGCCGTCCGATGGAAGATGTAAAATCCATTTACAGCATTGGAAAAGAACTTGGTAGGGGACAATTCGGTATCACACATTTGTGCACTAACAAGGTTACAGGCGAGCAATTCGCGTGCAAAACAATAGCCAAGAGAAAGCTTGTTAATAAGGAGGATGTGGAGGATGTTAGGAGGGAGGTTCAGATTATGCACCATTTAACGGGTCAGCCTAATATTGTGGAACTCAAGGGAGCCTATGAGGATAAACATTCGGTTCATTTGGTGATGGAGTTATGTGCTGGAGGAGAGCTCTTTGATCGCATTATTGCCAAAGGTCATTATACAGAGCGTGCTGCAGCCTCTTTGCTTAGGACCATTGTTCAAATTATCCACACCTGCCATTCTATGGGAGTTATCCATAGGGATCTCAAGCCAGAAAATTTCCTTCTGCTCAACAAACAAGAGAACTCCCCACTCAAGGCTACTGATTTTGGCCTTTCTGTGTTCTACAAGTCAGGTTGCAATCCTCTTCATTTACCTTTTTCCCCCCTCATTTTATCGTGTATCCAACCATGAAGGAAGGCATGAGATAAAAGCAAGCATGTCATTGGTGCATGTAATAACAAcggttattttctttctagcAGGAGAAGTATTCAAAGACATTGTTGGAAGTGCATATTACATTGCACCTGAAGTCTTGAAGAGAAGGTATGGGCCAGAAGCTGATGTATGGAGTGTTGGGGTCATGTTGTTTATTCTTCTAAGTGGTGTTCCTCCTTTTTGGGCAGGTAAATCATGCTTTTCCGTTTTTCGCTTTTAATCATGGATAGCATCCTAAgatgtttcaaaaaaattcaaataggaTAGGAATCGCTGGTTGTATAATCAAGTGATCAATTGATACTAGTAATCTTATTCACTTTCTCTGTAGCTAAAATGGTTGATTGCTTTCACTTTGTGCTTGATACGTCAAGGTAGTTTGTAATTAATACatgtaaaagattttttttagtggaGGTGGAGATTCTACGATATAAAATAAGTAACTTTATAGAGAGAAAGTgcaataatattatagagagagatgctttaaaaatatatatgcaatagaaaataaagagattGTGGGCCTTTGTTCTGAAGGTTTTATGGTGTATTTATAACCCATGAgtcttgttttttatgaaaaaaagagtCTGGAGTGTAATTTTACtcttatgatattttgagttgtattccattcaaaataatatgtattgaaTCATTATAAAATACTAAGGGATATACGTAGTGTTCGGAAAAAATTCCCCAGTGTAAGTATTGAGCTCGGGTAAGATGTCCGAGCCCTTTAGAGATGAAAGTAGATTTAGACACGCCGCCTGGACCCAAATACACTAGGCTCAGGCGTGACAGTCCAAGCCTACGAAAATGCTAGGATGCATGCCTAGTATCAACTGGGCGCCGTATGCCCACTAGGGTGCATTAGGTGTACGACCAGTATACTACATAGCACCCAAGCAAAGAGCATAGACTCGGGTTACTTAATGTAACCCATGTTACTTTgatggttttgaatttttttttctagataatttctttagatttattttagagatttttctttttgttctttttagtcGGATTCATcattatgagattttttatgccaagaaaaaaaattattggttaaTTTGTCAGAATCGGAACACGGGATATTCAATGCAATCCTACGTGGCCATATTGATTTTACTAGTGATCCCTGGCCTTCAATTTCACCTCAAGCAAAAGATCTTGTTCGGAAGATGCTAACTTCAGACCCCAAGCAAAGGATGACAGCCATCCAGGTTCTCGGTAAGTACGCTTTAGCGCTCTACCATCTTCAAATTATATGCAGTAATAATTTCACAAGACAT from the Populus nigra chromosome 1, ddPopNigr1.1, whole genome shotgun sequence genome contains:
- the LOC133683315 gene encoding calcium-dependent protein kinase 17-like; the protein is MGNCCSRGGAQDASTNKEENTEGANPTNVRTDAPSTTPPRTAPPSPPPGASPKPAKVAPIGPVLGRPMEDVKSIYSIGKELGRGQFGITHLCTNKVTGEQFACKTIAKRKLVNKEDVEDVRREVQIMHHLTGQPNIVELKGAYEDKHSVHLVMELCAGGELFDRIIAKGHYTERAAASLLRTIVQIIHTCHSMGVIHRDLKPENFLLLNKQENSPLKATDFGLSVFYKSGEVFKDIVGSAYYIAPEVLKRRYGPEADVWSVGVMLFILLSGVPPFWAESEHGIFNAILRGHIDFTSDPWPSISPQAKDLVRKMLTSDPKQRMTAIQVLGHPWIKEDGEAPDTPLDNAVLSRLKQFKAMNNFKKVALRVIAGCLSEEEIMGLKEMFKGMDTDNSGTITLEELKQGLAKQGTKLSEYEAKQLMEAADADGNGIIDYDEFITATMHMNRMDREELLYTAFQHFDKDNSGYITTEELEQALRDFGMHDGRDIKEIISEVDADNDGRINYDEFVAMMRKGNPEANPKKRRDDVFV